The window AACTGGGAATCTACCTTTCTAGCCAAGTAATGAGTAGCAGAATTCTTTGAATGCTTTTATCTAACATATTAACTAATTCTTTAATAAAATCGATACACTCCATAATCACATCGGTCAAATATGATAATTGATAAATCGGTTTATTAATAGCTTGAACAACTGAAAGACATTGATTGAACTACCACATTTCGCCTTCCTGCCAAATTAATTCACGAGAGCACTTCACGGATCTTGATCAAATAAACATTGGCCGTCTTGATCTCAAATAAGAAAACCAATCGAGCTATAAGCCTTTTCTTTGAAAATCTTGCATCCACATTGGATGGTTAGTTTAGCCAAAATCAATCTTTAGGTATCAACTCAGTTCTTCAAGTTGGCGTGAAAAGTCAAATTAACCTACGATCAAATCAATCGTGGaagtatgatatattttttatccCGAAATTTATCATGTTTATATTTTGATACCTAAAATGTATCTTTATACTTAAAAGGTATTGAAACCACATTAACAAAGGAAATCTCTAAAAATCCATGGAGTATGGACCATAAACAATTAATTTTGATAGAAACTCCTTGAAATAGAGTAAAAAACCTCACGAACCCCTCAAAATAGTATTAGTACATCGATACCTATCCTGGCGCATAAAGTAATGCGTTGACGCCAAAGCGTTATGCGATTGTCCAgaatataatagtttttaagaattaaaataaatttcagGTATCAAAATGTAAACGTGGTAAAGTTTGGATATcaaaaatgtattatactttCAAAGCTGATTTGATTATGGATTAATTTGACATTTCACACCAACTTTAAAGGCTGCGTTTATATTCAAAGATTAATTTAGACTAAATTGACACTTCATACCAACTTTAAAGACCAATTCGACCCATTATTCAAATAATATTTTGAATCATGAAATCGGTACAAAATGACAAATGGAAGCAATAAAAGCAATTGGATTTAGATACGAAAATTATGATGAAAATGGTAACTGTAACAACTTGTCTAATACCATTTTAGTTTTTGTCCAAGTCCATTTTTGGACCTCTACATATTGGACCTCTACATATTTACagtcactccctctccatttcggTTCATTACTTGTCCCGTTACCATCCTTTAGGCCGCTTCGCTTATGTCTTACACTCGGTTAAGACCAGATTGTTCCTTCACTTTGCTCGAGTCTTTCACCCGGTCAAGACCAGATCGTTATAGACACCAACTTCTGGCTAATTTATCGTCGAACCAACACATAGCACATAGAGAGTTGGATACTAACGGTAACAGTCTGGTccaatacatatataaatcGTCTGTTTTTGCCCAATTCTCATTCCTTGGATCTCACggttttcaaaaacacacactTAAATTGGAAACCCAGCTTATTAATATATCCCAGTTATTGGTTAAATTGCACCAATGGTCATTAAAGTTTGGAGTCAATTTCAAAAAGGTCACTAaacttcattttgttcaatagaGTCATtgaaatttgttttttatttcaataaggTCATTCCAACAAATGGGACAGAAAAAATCATTGGAATAGTGACATAACATACACATTGGAAATAATTGTGCTACATAAAACATGATAGCTAGGTGTACGCCAAGTGACATCTTCaaaccgttagatataggcttattaaatctaagcctcaggatgctttgaatctccaccttaggattctaataagcctagatctaacggtgaatgagcaaattctacatgctcattaaggtgcatgtgatcaagactgtagGTCAGGAATTTTCagatgcaccttaatgagcaagtgaatttgctcattcaccgttagatctaggcttattagaatcctaaggtggagattcaaagcatcctgaggcttagatttaataagcctatatctaacggtgaatgagcaaattcacttgctcattaaggtgcatctGAAAATTCCTGACCTAAGAGGCAATCATTTCCAATGTCTCTATCATGTCACTATTCAGGTGATTTTTTGTCTGAAATGGCacaatgactttattgaaacaaaattaaGTTCGGTGACTTTTCTAAAACTAACTCCAAATTTCGGTGACTATCTCTGCAGTTAACCCTCCAATTACTCCATCTCCACTTCTAATGTgtgattcagttcattcctgcttCTATCACCATCCTTTAAGACCGTTTTGCTCAATCCTTCCACCCCTTCAAGACCGGATCGTTACAGCTTCTCTTTTAGAACTACATACACAGGCTACTACTATACAGCACATCTACCCATCACCAATTCCGTTTTTAAAATGGTGAAATTGATCAGGTCTTTCACCCCGGCATCAATCCCGCTGGACCAGATCGTTACAGTACATGTACCAGTCACCAATAATTTCTGCAAGAGCAAATTCCGTTTTAAAATTGTGAAATTGCTCAGACCTTTTACCCAAACGCTGCCTGTTAATCACCAATAATTTCTGCAAGAGCAAATTCCGTTTTTAAAATGGTGAAATCGGGTAGAATCTCTCGCAACAATCTCTCTACCTTCAATCTTAGAAATCAAAGCTGTAGCTAAATGACAGTCTACACACATTCTAAGATTCTTAACAATCATAAGACTAGTTCCTGGAGATGTACTAATTAACCCAAATCCAATAGCCAATTTCTCACTATGACTTAAAACTATCTCTTCCTTCTTATCATCATCTACATTTTGCATAATCATGCTTGTGTTAACCACATATCCAATCTTCTTCATCTTTTCAATCAGCTCTTCTAAATAACTATAAATTTCCCTGCTCCGAGGATGAGATTTATCTCCCGATTCAAACGTATGAACTTTGTTATCGATTTCAATCCACGTATTTGCCTTCTCTTTCTTTATTCCTCGGTTTAACATCAATCTCCTAACATTCACTACACTTTCCAAGTCCCCTATTTGTCCATAGAAGTTTGACATCAACATATAAACCCCGGCTTCTTCAGGCTCTAGTTCAAGTAACATATTACTCGCGGTCTTCGCTAACTCTACATTCATGTAAGAGCAGCATGAACTCAAAAATGCAGTTAAAACCTTTGCATCTGGTTTTATTGGCATGTTTTTTATGAAACTATAAGCCTCGAAAAGGCGACCGGATCGACCAAGTAGATCAACCATACAAGTATAATGCTCCATAATTGGTGTTATAGAATACTTATAAACCATTTTATTGAAAATTTCCTTTCCTTCTTGCACTAAACCTCCATGACTACAAGCATATAAAGCACCTAAGAAGGTAATTTTATTTGGCACAACACAATCTTTCAATCTCTCCATTGCATCAAATGCTTTAAGAGCATCTTCTCCTTGTCCGTTTTTTCCGAAACCCGAAATCAAAGAAGTCCAAGACACTACATTCTTAACACTCATTTGATTAAAACATAGCAATGCATAGTTCATACACCCACATTTAGCATACATATCAATCATCGAATTCCCAACaggtaaatcaaaattaaacccATATTTCATCACTAATCCATGAATTTTTCTACCGTAATTCAATGCAGCAAGATCAGCACATATAGAAAGAACACTTACAGAGGTTATAGCATCAATTTTAGCTCCTTCTAACCTCATTCTCTCAAAGAAAAACAGTCCAATTTTTCCCTCTGAATTTTGCCCTAGCCCTGAAATCAATGAATTCCAAGTACTCTCATCACGTTCATCCATGTTATTGAACAATTCGATTGCCTTTGAAGTAGAATGACACCGGCAAAGCCCAGAAATCATGCTGTTTGTTGCGACTATATCTCGTTCAGGCATTTCGACAAACACGTTGTGAGCGTCT of the Euphorbia lathyris chromosome 7, ddEupLath1.1, whole genome shotgun sequence genome contains:
- the LOC136234939 gene encoding pentatricopeptide repeat-containing protein ELI1, chloroplastic-like, producing MTSQVSITLLYELQKSRLNFGNLFFLPQILRACGRFSAVKEGKQAHSLILKYGFTRNLNIMTSLLDMYSKCNYIEDAHNVFVEMPERDIVATNSMISGLCRCHSTSKAIELFNNMDERDESTWNSLISGLGQNSEGKIGLFFFERMRLEGAKIDAITSVSVLSICADLAALNYGRKIHGLVMKYGFNFDLPVGNSMIDMYAKCGCMNYALLCFNQMSVKNVVSWTSLISGFGKNGQGEDALKAFDAMERLKDCVVPNKITFLGALYACSHGGLVQEGKEIFNKMVYKYSITPIMEHYTCMVDLLGRSGRLFEAYSFIKNMPIKPDAKVLTAFLSSCCSYMNVELAKTASNMLLELEPEEAGVYMLMSNFYGQIGDLESVVNVRRLMLNRGIKKEKANTWIEIDNKVHTFESGDKSHPRSREIYSYLEELIEKMKKIGYVVNTSMIMQNVDDDKKEEIVLSHSEKLAIGFGLISTSPGTSLMIVKNLRMCVDCHLATALISKIEGREIVARDSTRFHHFKNGICSCRNYW